One part of the Populus alba chromosome 18, ASM523922v2, whole genome shotgun sequence genome encodes these proteins:
- the LOC118051156 gene encoding aspartyl protease family protein At5g10770, with amino-acid sequence MATPISSVSPTMKCFLYAYFVCLCLLFSLEKGYALEGRKVAESHHSHSIEVSSLLPSASCKPSTKVLSNNDNKASLKVVHKHGPCSELSQDEASAAPTHTEILLQDQSRVKSIHSRLSNSKTSGGKDVKVVTDATTIPAKDGSTVGSGNYIVTVGLGTPKKDLSLIFDTGSDITWTQCQPCARSCYKQKEQIFDPSQSTSYTNISCSSSICNSLTSATGNTPGCASSACVYGIQYGDSSFSVGFFGTEKLTLTSTDAFNNIYFGCGQNNQGLFGGAAGLLGLGRDKLSVVSQTAQKYNKIFSYCLPSSSSSTGFLTFGGSASKNAKFTPLSTISAGPSFYGLDFTGMSVGGKKLAISASAFSTAGAIIDSGTVISRLPPAAYSALRASFRNLMSKYPMTKALSILDTCYDFSNYTTISVPKIGFFFSSGIEVDIDATGILYASSISQVCLAFAGNNDATDVFIFGNVQQKTLEVFYDGSAGKVGFAPGGCS; translated from the exons ATGGCCACTCCCATTTCCTCCGTCTCCCCCACCATGAAGTGTTTCTTGTATGCTTATTTTGTCTGTCTGTGCCTTCTCTTCTCTCTGGAGAAGGGCTATGCCCTTGAAGGAAGGAAAGTTGCTGAAAGCCACCATAGCCACTCCATCGAAGTGAGCTCTCTACTTCCATCAGCGAGCTGCAAACCCTCCACCAAAG TTCTCAGCAACAACGACAACAAGGCATCTCTCAAGGTAGTCCACAAGCATGGGCCTTGCTCTGAGCTAAGCCAGGACGAAGCGAGTGCTGCTCCAACACACACTGAGATCCTCCTTCAAGACCAGTCCAGGGTCAAGTCAATTCACTCTAGGCTCTCAAATTCCAAGACCTCAGGTGGCAAAGATGTGAAGGTGGTGACTGATGCAACCACCATCCCAGCCAAGGACGGCAGCACAGTTGGTTCAGGCAATTATATTGTGACTGTGGGACTTGGCACACCGAAGAAAGATCTCTCTCTGATTTTCGACACCGGCAGTGACATTACCTGGACACAATGCCAGCCATGTGCAAGGTCTTGCTATAAACAAAAGGAGCAGATATTTGATCCAAGTCAATCGACATCATACACCAACATTTCATGCTCCTCATCGATCTGCAATTCACTTACTTCTGCGACAG GCAATACTCCTGGCTGTGCTTCCTCAGCTTGTGTCTATGGCATCCAATACGGGGACTCATCGTTTTCGGTAGGATTCTTTGGCACAGAAAAGCTAACCTTAACATCTACTGATGCGTTCAACAATATCTACTTTGGTTGTGGCCAAAACAACCAAGGTCTCTTTGGTGGCGCGGCGGGACTACTTGGCCTCGGTCGTGACAAGCTATCTGTAGTGTCACAAACTGCCCAAAAATACAACAAGATCTTCTCCTATTGTCTCCCGTCTTCCTCTAGCTCAACCGGGTTCCTAACTTTTGGTGGCTCGGCTTCAAAGAACGCTAAATTCACACCACTTTCAACAATTTCTGCTGGCCCCTCCTTCTACGGCCTAGACTTTACAGGAATGAGCGTTGGTGGCAAAAAACTAGCCATCTCTGCATCAGCATTCTCGACTGCTGGTGCTATCATAGATTCAGGGACTGTCATTTCAAGGTTGCCACCGGCAGCCTACTCTGCGCTTCGCGCCTCCTTCAGGAATTTGATGTCCAAGTATCCGATGACAAAGGCACTATCGATACTTGACACTTGCTATGATTTCAGCAATTATACCACCATCTCAGTGCCTAagattggttttttctttagcAGTGGGATTGAGGTGGATATTGATGCGACAGGGATTTTATACGCGAGTAGCATATCCCAAGTGTGCCTGGCATTTGCTGGAAATAATGATGCAACTGACGTGTTCATTTTCGGAAATGTTCAGCAAAAAACACTAGAAGTTTTCTATGATGGCTCTGCCGGGAAAGTTGGATTTGCTCCAGGGGGTTGTAGCTGA